One window of the Rhipicephalus sanguineus isolate Rsan-2018 chromosome 4, BIME_Rsan_1.4, whole genome shotgun sequence genome contains the following:
- the LOC119389582 gene encoding DNA methyltransferase 1-associated protein 1, translated as MSDVLDILDVERPNTPEVSKESILGTDARKNKLMQKRKLIEATFKRPEGMHRELYALLFSDARDNPPLLPTDSSQGYKRNKAKLGIRRVRPWRWMPFNNPARKDGVMLSHWRRLADEGKEYPFAKFNKQVPVPTYTEAEYQQHLASAQWSRAETDHLLELCRRFDQRFLIVKDRWDTGRFPTGRSVEDLKERYYGICQTLARVRAPPGQEPKGRAFDADHERRRKEQLLKLYDRTTEQVEEEQTLLGELRKIELRKKEREKKTQDLQKLITAADNSAEARRVERKGPKKKLNIQKSSRTEPGAVESAGIRFPDFKACGVSLRSHRMKLPASVGQKKTKAIEQLLQELGVELNPTPSEEVCQHFNELRSDMVLLYELKLALATCEYELQTLRHQFEVLAPERAAATAAATGVAALTSSSSGIGASIGSTIGASVTEPGGGSTTETPMRGGISEILDVGATPGTPNRKRRAAIEQSNLLKKFKKA; from the exons ATGAGTGACGTCCTGGACATTCTGGACGTGGAGCGTCCTAACACTCCAGAAGTCAGCAAGGAGAGCATCCTAGGCACAGATGCTCGGAAG AACAAGCTTATGCAGAAGCGGAAGCTCATCGAGGCCACCTTCAAGCGACCCGAAGGGATGCACCGGGAGCTATACGCCCTGCTTTTCTCCGACGCTCG AGACAACCCACCCCTGCTGCCAACTGACAGCAGTCAGGGCTACAAGCGCAACAAAGCCAAGCTGGGAATACGACGTGTCCGTCCATGGCGCTGGATGCCATTTAACAACCCGGCTCGCAAG GATGGTGTGATGCTGAGCCACTGGCGAAGGCTGGCTGATGAAGGCAAGGAGTACCCCTTTGCCAAGTTCAACAAG CAGGTACCAGTGCCGACCTACACGGAAGCCGAGTACCAGCAGCATCTGGCAAGTGCGCAGTGGAGTCGGGCCGAGACGGACCACCTGCTGGAGCTGTGCCGACGCTTCGATCAGCGTTTCCTGATCGTTAAGGACCGTTGGGACACAGGACGCTTCCCAACGGGACGCTCTGTGGAAGACCTCAAGGAGCGGTACTACGGCATTTGCCAG ACCCTGGCCCGCGTCAGGGCTCCCCCGGGACAAGAACCCAAAGGGCGCGCCTTCGATGCCGACCACGAACGCCGCCGCAAGGAACAGTTGCTGAAGCTGTATGATCGCACTACGGAGCAG GTTGAGGAGGAGCAGACGCTGTTGGGAGAGTTGCGCAAGATTGAGCTACGCAAGAAGGAGCGCGAAAAGAAGACGCAAGACCTGCAGAAGCTCATCACGGCAGCCGACAACAGTGCAGAAGCACGACGTGTCGAGCGCAAGGGCCCCAAGAAAAAGCTCAACATCCAGAAGAGCAGTCGCACCGAGCCGGGG GCGGTGGAGTCGGCAGGCATTCGGTTTCCGGACTTCAAGGCCTGTGGTGTGTCCCTACGAAGCCACAGG ATGAAGCTGCCAGCTTCAGTGGGCCAGAAGAAGACAAAGGCCATTGAACAGCTGCTCCAGGAACTGGGTGTTG AGCTGAATCCAACGCCATCTGAAGAGGTGTGCCAGCACTTCAATGAGCTGCGCAGCGACATGGTGCTCTTGTACGAGCTCAAACTCGCTCTGGCTACGTGCGAGTACGAGCTGCAGACCCTGCGGCACCAGTTCGAGGTGCTGGCGCCCGAGCGAGCCGCCGCCACCGCGGCGGCCACGGGCGTTGCGGCGCTGACCAGCTCATCGAGCGGCATCGGAGCCAGCATTGGCAGCACCATCGGCGCCAGCGTGACCGAGCCTGGAGGAGGCTCCACCACTGAAACACCAATGCGGGGTGGCATTTCGGAGATCCTTGACGTCGGCGCCACGCCCGGAACACCTAAT CGCAAGCGGAGGGCTGCCATCGAGCAGAGCAACCTTTTAAAGAAATTCAAGAAGGCCTGA